The Xiphophorus couchianus chromosome 22, X_couchianus-1.0, whole genome shotgun sequence genome includes the window CAAAAAACCCCATTGAGATTAAGAACCTATTTTTAGATATACCAACAAGACTAATGTCTGAGTTCAGGCTCACTATACACATCACACACTCTGCTATTCCTTAGTAGTCCCAaaacatacattaaaatattcagaactTAAATCTATACATGAACAAcataaaatgaatacaaaattaaagggaataaaaaaaattagaaaatataaattaaaactagtttttttaaaaagcaaagagcccaaaaacaataaaacaggcCAGATTATAAGGATGACTTTTAAGATCAGtcttttcaattcaattcaagctgcatttccattacaaacataCGCAAATCTTTGTCGATAttttgctaattaaaaaaaaaggacacaattTTGCAGTTGCGGTGTTTCTATTAgataatgaattaaattaaaatcacacataaataaGCTTGTTCAGACAATGAGTCATTAAAATGGGCCCCAGGAGTCTCCACCTATTTCATGtggtcttcttcttcatggtttgtggCAACATCCGGCTGCAAAATAAGCCAATTTCAATACGTCCAAAGGAAATGAACACCGTATCGCCTAAATTTTTcttggaaaaacttttttttttaactgatgtGTTTacattgagcaaatttattttctaaatgtccGTGGAAACGCAGCTATGGTGAAGACGATGGACCTCTGTACCCAAAGTGGAAACAGATTCCATTAGAGAAGCATGCCACAAGCTTTTTGTTagtatttgatttttctttattctgtaaaCAAAAGTGCTTGTTATTACTTACATTCTTAATTTAAGATAACACCAAGATCAATGTCTTGTTTAATACCCTGGATCTTCTTTAAGATCCAGAGTTTATGTCTGAACacctaaaacaaaatatgatttttctgATTAACTGAGTGACAGTGTGAACAAACCATGCAAACAACTGCAAACCAATGGGACTAACTGTTTTATTGAAGTGGTTCAGTGGTTACAGTTTGGTCACACAACAGATGTTTGGCTACTGAGTTCAAACCAACATTtcatagatttttgtttgtgctcgTGGTTTTTGGAATGTGCTTTCAATCCATCCGGCACAAAGGCTCTTAAATGCACATTCATTTCAATGAAACAAACACTTCTATAATGCATCATAACACaaataaaccacaaaatatGATCCGTTGCTTAGTTaacaaataagaagaaaaacaattccccttaaaaataaagagaactgAGCTGAATTGAGGTGAAGGTCAGCTGAAACACATTAGGTTTGTCTCTATAAAGTGCATATATCATCATCGCTCTGACAAAACCAAGAAACctaatatttctaaaacataaatcatGGTTTTCAAAGTGGCCTAGTCACTTTAAAACTgacttttcagataaaaatatagCTGTTTGGGTGATTACTTCCTTATTAAAACAGAATGTTATTACCATTTATGAAGGATGCCATGACTGTTGCAGCACCGTAAAGCCTGTCTGTCTCTATGGCTGTAAACAGACAAATTATTTTCTCGATCTTTAAAAGATCTTTCTAATGAGAATATGTCTAATGTGCGGCACTTTCACTACAAAGACCCTCTATGAACGGAAATGAACGTTTCGACAGCTGCATTAGTTTAGCACAGTTAAGCTATCATGACTGTAGAGATCATATATAACCTCCTCAACACTTGTTAATGTCATGTGACACGCCTGCACACACGTGAGTAATAACGCTGTTAAGAACGGGAGCTGAGATTACTACATCGATATGAATGAAGTCGGAATTGTAAAGTTGGATTAGAATTTATTTCACATGCAGCCATTCGCCTCTTTGGTGAATTACAGGCAGAATGAACTCACCATAAAGTGCTTTAAAATCCCTCCACAGAGTGCCAGTTTGTTAGGTCTCCAATCCACTGCCATCTCCTGACTTGGATAATCATCATATTAATCTTAACTTTATGAACTCATTTCAGGTGGATACTCAGCAATCACTATTTCTGTCTTGGGTGGACATTGTTGTTTTGCACACTTGCTCAGCTCTATTCTTTTTTCTTATGCTGATATTTTTCCATATAACTGTTTTGAGCACCAACCCTGAACAGAATGGAAAAGGAAAGGTTGCACAATAGCACACATGCTCTTTCAGaaactgatttcttttaaagtaaACCTTTTGTACATCTTGTAATATGTAcacatttgtaattattttatttcacacactcgcgtatttctttcttttacttattttactaTTTACATGTTTATGTAATATTGATATAGTGGAATAGTATTCCATATATTTCACTACTATATATCATATGCTTGATTTCAGAACTTTACTAATAAACAGACGAACAGAAATGATCATCTGTTCTCTAAATGAGCGCATCCTTTCAGCAGCTCACTTCCTCTCACTTCCTCTCGTCTCAGACACGGCTCCACCGCGTCAAAAAACTCAACATGTGTgtcaggaaaacatttcaagaaCCTCACAGAAGATTCctagaaaaacaggaagcaaaatGTGCATAACAGTTGGTCCTTGTCTCCCACTGTAACAACATACATCATGCTAGCACTAAAATATATTACTTATTACAAAATAAGTGACACTTTAGAGTCCAATTTGATATTTAGTAGCATCTGTGCTGTCTGGATGACATGTTATCAAATCTACACACATTCATAGAGCCGATGAAAGCCCGTGTTGCTGCTGGTTTAGCTGCTGTCGCTGAGAAGGGTCAGTATGGAGCTTGCCTGCGTCGCcagtttgctgctgctgtcgtCTGTCAGTTTGTTCAGACTCTCCTTAATATTCACAGAGTTGAGTTCATCTGTCATCACACCTGCAGCACAAAATTGTGCAGTTTTGTgcatgattttgaaaaacaaaacagagcaaaaacaaGTGCAGGACCAGCTGAGCAGATAAAAATGCCAATAACCTCCAGACACTGGCAACAGCAGCATCATTTCTTCATGATGCTCAACATGTTGAactatgttttttaaagaatagtttttaattttttgacaaGTTTAGGCTTTGTTGAGTGTCTATGAGTCATTAATTTCTGAGAGTTTTCTTTATTGACCTCTGTTTTGTTAAAGATCCGGATAAAGGTTCAGACCATAGACGCAAGCTAACGGCTAATCAACACTGTCCAGCTCCAAAGCAGATTTCTCCTACATTAGGACGACTCTGACcggaataaatattttattataattacatGGTTATTTATATAGAAGATTGTAATTGCTAAGAGATGGTTtgttcttaaaacatttttatgagaaaatgtaCATTATTAAACCTTATTGGCAACAGAGTACAATACAAATAACCTAAGACTCCATATGGAAATAATGTAATGCAAACATGGCAGTACTTCATTTATAATGGGTGGGAAGAACAAATACTGTAACGTACTTTGAATGCACATGAAAGTCTTGTATCATAAATAGTTTACTGTACTTGCACTGTCCTAGTCACCTACTGgtatttttaaaaccagtttgaaGCTTGAACTGAAAGATAAAGATGCAAAAACGTGACAGTAAAACTCTCAGCTAGTCTGGCTTGTGTGGAGGTTGATTCCCGTTTCACCAAGCAGAGCACCAGTAATGTTCTGTTGTGGTAACAGTTTGAAATTTGGCTTTGGAGAATGAAAAGTGTTGTAAAAGCAAAAACGTACCGGAGTTAGCCAAGGTGCAGATGAGACCCAGAGCACTAAACTTGACCTCGACAGCCCCCACTGGATCGTCCAACATATTTTTCAGCATGGGTAGCAGCTCTGCCTCGTTAAACGGATCCCTCATAGACTCTGAAAGTcatgaacagaaacagaaacagatgagTAAAAGCATTGTCCCTGAGATGGTCAGAAATAACTCAGAACCAGAAAGATTAACCCTAATCTGAACCGAAGCATATTGGAATACCAAGGTCGCTGTTCGTAGCGATGCAAGTCTTACATTCCAACATCACAACCTCCAAGCGTGATGGGAAAATAAGCAGCTGCCCACATGGACAAGCCAaatgttttctataaaaaatgTCGTCGGATGTGAAAAAGATTGAGTTATTTGGCCGCGATAACAAGAAATATGTTTAGGTAACGGTTTATATCTGAGAACATTGTGGCACCTGTCAGGCATGACGGTAGATGCATCATGCTGAGGGGTTATTTTGCTGCCAATGGTTCTGGTGAATTGGGCTAATAAAGTTAGAGGACTACCTCCAAACTCTTTGATTTTAGCTTAAAATCAGCTGCTGAATGAGTTTCTAAAAATGATTCCCTTTGGCTCTACTGGCCTTTATTATCAGGAAccagacaggaaatgggcaGAGACAGAACTGGGGGAAGACCTACAGCAAAAGACGGCTGCAGCAAAGATTATATGTTTTTTGCAGAATCCATCCACTCTGAATCAAACAAACTTCCCACATAATATATTTGGGACTCAGTTCTTCTATCAAAGGATAGACACAGTTAGCATTTGGGGCATTTATTCATAAACCTTACATAAACTCTGAAATAGCTTACCAATGTCAATAGCAGATGCTATTGCAAGGGCAACCAGGGCTTCATTCTGCATGATAACGTGCTCGCTTGTTGCCATAGAGATAAGGTGCCGAACCCCATCTGTTCTAACCACAGCACGGACAACTTCCTGTTCAAGAAAGGAAATGAGTCCAACATTCAGAGACAGAGATTCCCTTAGAAAAGTTTAGCATTATGAATGGAACCAAGTCCAGTCAGAACCAAAGTCCATCCAGACCCAAAGTCCATCCATAACCAAAGTCCAGTCAGAACCAAAGTCCAGTCAGAACCAAAGTCCAGTCAGGACCAAAGTCCATCCAGAACCAAAGACCTGGTCCAAATAAGGAAGCTCACAGGACTGCGGCTGTGTCTGATCAGGGCCGCCAGCAGTCGGCTGGCCTCTCCTCGGACGCCTGCGTGGTCTTTGGCTTCACACCACTCCATGATTCGTGCCAGCAGCACCGCATCTCTGCCCAGCTTTAAGGCGGCTCCCTCTGAAACACACAACATAAggttcaaaatcattttaatctctTAAGTCTTaagctctgccttcaggaagtcataacaacatggctcctcttttaaccctttaacaacgtttttaccagcgttgctctgagaagtagcaattgctgctggctagtctgaaggaccTGAGTGGGGGACttgagctgctctgtgaggcagaagctcagatGTTTGGATACTGCATCTTGTTTCTCCTCTGGTTCAgctgttttctcagtttttctcttctgaTCTTCATAGCTGCAATATTCTGACTAACTCTGTTCTTAGTCCCAGATCTGCCCAGAAATAGATCTGTGCAGTCAATAACCTGCAACTTGTTGTAGGAGAAAATCTGACATcctgttatttaatttaattaataatttttactttattcatcccagcagggaaattattttgcagttacagcacacaacaggagctgtgtctgaaggaggacatgcggcaaaggtcgtcaggagtcgaacccgcgacgtccgcgggtctaaggcctccaaatgtgctAACCCcttgcgccaccacagcacgcccttTTGCAACTAGTATGTGAAACAATCCTTTTAGATAActgattgaataaaaaatatttcagttcctATGTGAAGTCAttagaacaaaacaacaaactttacaCTTAAGGtaacataaaatttaataatatacaTCATGGGGTTTTAGGCTCCTGTTCATGTTGGGCCatatcaagatcatgaatgtcctTAAGACGGTATCGGTAAAACCCATCAAAAAACTCCTGAAATATTAAATAGCTGCTTCAGCATTTGATAAATACTTCTTAAAGGTAAATAATATAACTTTACCACTATGACAAAGTGATTATGTGTTagtgaaatttttaaaaatagctccTGCTTATtcgtttgtttttaaaacccaAAAAGGTATTTACTTTTCCTCTTACAGCTTTAGCCACATCCATGTGAGGCTCATTGTGTTTTCATCCTCCTGGTACTTAGAATGGAGCGCGCCTCCATTTTCAATGGTTTGGTAATAATGTCTTTCAAAGGTTTGGAAGGTCTTTGTTATCACTCTGTGATAATCCAAACAGAAGCAGGTAGTGACTCTCTGTCTAGTAAGAACAGACCAGACTGAACAGACACTGGATAAGTCTGCTTGCTGTGCTCATTCTTGCAAGaatcaataaagttttgtttgggTGAAAATCACCAATCTCTGTTTGGTAACTAATCATGACAGTTCATTAGGAGAAattctttttctccatttaaatttttatccCCATTATTATGCTGTTAGCTAAAACTGCCATGAGTGCTAGAAAACCTATATGCCCTTATTAAATCAATATTGTGCATTGTACCCAGTGCAGCAGTCCCTCACCTTGCCCGTCCACCATCATGCGTAGTGTGCCCAGCAGCTTGAACTGAACCGGCGGCATGTCGGTGCGCAGCAGAGACTTGATCCTCTCAGTGACTCCGTCCTCCAGCATCCTCACTTTGTTGGTGGCTAGAAGACAGACaaggtgtgtgttggtgtgtgttgttGCTTCATTGAGTGCAGACCATGTGTTTGTTCTTTAGCCactgaaaaaacataactcagaTGTGACCTAGATCCCTGATCAACAGATTCCATCTTGTTTCTCCGTTAAAAGTTTCATCTCAGTCCAGGCGGTCATTATGGCTGCTTTGGGTTTCGTATTGATTCATCCTGGTTAATACATTCTGCTCTGTATGTATGACCTATGACCTCCCCTTGTCCTCCACCCAATAGCCTCAATGTCTTTATCATGTATAGAATGAtgcttgttctttttctgatcaGTTTAAATATTCAATGAATAActtttgtttaacttttgtAAAAGATACTCAGGCTCCctgtatacatttttatgtttttaaattgagtgaattttaatttttcatttttctttccaagtTAGCCTTCTAAAAAGAGCAACAGAGCAATATCAATGCCTTCAGCATATTTTCTGATACTGCACCTATTCAACGTATAGCCATAAAACTCCATATTGTAATAACACGGATTCTGAATTACAATTGAATTACTATTTCTATtgattcacattttattctattaaaaccgtatgttttattgtttttgaatcGATGCAAatctttcttgtatttttgatCAGTTTAATATTTAGCAAAGCTACTCAGTTTCATCTAGTTGACCATATTATGGAGGAACAAAGCATGTTCTTCCATGTTCCTCCATGTTTCATGCTGTCAGCATCCACATTCTGTGTTCCTGCACAAATGTTACATCAGAACCATAATGTTACTGTTTTGCTTTGAAGAGTACCAGGGATGGCCAGGTTTCTGAGCGCGCTCAGTCCAGCATGTTGAACAGAGACGTCCCCTTCACCTACAGGCTGCTCCATCAAGGTCAGGATGTGTGGAACCACACCCAGATCCAGCATCTTCACACAGTTACTGTCTGACAGAGGCAAAGCAAGTTCAAAACTTAGAAACTAATCCCACAAACACCTCAGTCTAACAACATTTCAGCTGCTCACAGTTAGCAAATGTGTAATTTTGAACTATTTTTGTTGTAATGCTTTAATTGATATTATTCATGCAAAAATGAATAAGCAAACAAGAGTTGGCACATCTCTGTTTAATAACACCTCCACAAAGGAGGTTTTAGTAAACATTGCTAACAGGAATACATTGAAAAAAGCCCTCCTTTTTAATctataattaaaaatagaagaTCGTGGTAGACTTGACAATTTGTCTCCTAGCACCAGGTGCTAAGTGTTGCTCACCATATTCATATATAATATCATCTAAATAGCAATTTGCTCAACTGGAACCTTAGCAGAAGTGTCACAGAGACATTACTGTTTCCCTTAGtgaatgaaatcatcatttgaaaactgtttgtaTTGACTGTGGTCACCGTTGTcatgcgagtgtgtgtgtgaatgactggATGCAGTGTGAAGCGCGTTAGGGAACTCTGGACTTGAGAAAGTACTGTACAAGTTCATTTGTCTGATATTAATACTGATTTGCTGATCTGAAACTGGTCTAAAGATCAAGACttgtttttacaagtaaaaacacaagaaatatgTAAAGGGGCAAATACTTATTTGGTTGCATGGCACAAACTGTGCATCTCCACAAATGGTGAGTTAAATTCCTCTCAGCAATGTAAACCTCAACATTTATAAGTGTCTGACATCATTTTGGTTCTCACTCTACTTGACAGAATGAGTATTAAGTTGAAGCTGTTTGGTTTATGCCAGGAATTCAATCAGTTCAAATGAGCTCTATAAATTCTGGTAAGGGCGCAAGAAAGGCTGTTTGCCCAGGACGCCAAACAGGCCAGGTCCGCCTCTGCCTGCACTTCTTCATTCGAGAAAAAATGATGAGTTCTTTTGCTTTCTCTGCACTTTTTCCCCCTGACTGGTGTCATCAAAACTAAAGGTCATATTTTGATTGCAAACGTACAATAGTAGCAATCTGATGTGAAAAGAGCCCAGAATCCTCCCAAATATAATGGTGATTATATCATTTCGACTATTTGCTTTGTGAATCAGAAAATGACATGATGCTGGTAAAGGAGGCAAATGTTTATAGATTAGGAGTTGAAAGAAGGCACAGTGAAATAAAAGTGGATTTACTGCAGGATTAATAACCTGGAGCATTTGAGAgtaaatcaaagtaaaacttaAGGGGGATTAAACAAAAGTAGACCCTTTACATGGCTGTAGTTGTTAAAGATCATCCATTTACACAAGACACTCAAATCTTACCATTTCTGGCAAAGTTGGCAATGGCCAGCGCTCCTGACAGCTGGAGCTGGGTGTTGGAGCTCTGCAGCCATGACAGAATATCCTGGTAGACCACTCCTGACCCCTCGCCAAAACACTTCTGCATAGATtcatctgaaacacacacacacacaaagaaaaactaatgtTTCTGATGTT containing:
- the LOC114138451 gene encoding rap1 GTPase-GDP dissociation stimulator 1, coding for MTDVDSLNEALKAISVSTELIEEELQPHLDTVLTALLEKKKDAAAEIVRSGILPTLAQALRSRSSLSCQVALLVAEMAREATVREPCIKAGLVKALVPHLNSSDQEMLLNTGRAIGRICFDNTHQQDQLVQSGVIPRLVSIMKEYPDNDPLVNVCLLALCNLADMDCAREALVEQDVANTLILQLKRAPDAERRHVILEILGSLGESDALKLQFAESGVPEALSLMIRDLQGHSDPHDLCSIKIASNLIVSLLLGDESMQKCFGEGSGVVYQDILSWLQSSNTQLQLSGALAIANFARNDSNCVKMLDLGVVPHILTLMEQPVGEGDVSVQHAGLSALRNLAIPATNKVRMLEDGVTERIKSLLRTDMPPVQFKLLGTLRMMVDGQEGAALKLGRDAVLLARIMEWCEAKDHAGVRGEASRLLAALIRHSRSPEVVRAVVRTDGVRHLISMATSEHVIMQNEALVALAIASAIDIESMRDPFNEAELLPMLKNMLDDPVGAVEVKFSALGLICTLANSGVMTDELNSVNIKESLNKLTDDSSSKLATQASSILTLLSDSS